AGTGATTTAAATTCAAGCTCTTTAAACAGTGCCACAAGCTTTTCCTGATCATGCTCGCCCATTTTCGTATCCTCAAAGGACACGTCTACAGGAGCGTTGCACATAATGGTTGCCAGTTCTTTGCTCATGAGTGCCTGTTCTTTGTTGGCTTCCAGCTTCTCTTTCAATTTCTTTCCGGAAACTTCATCCAGGGATTCGTAAACGCCTTCTACTGTTTTATGGGCTTTCAGGAGTTTCAGTGCTGTTTTTTCCCCTACACCGGGAACACCTGGAATATTATCGGAGCTGTCTCCCATAAGCCCTTTCATGTCAATAATCTGAATTGGAGTAATACCGTATTTTTCATCAACGAGCTTTTCATCGTATGTATCCATATTCGTGATGCCTTTTTTCATCATCGCTACATGAATGTTCTCATCTACAAGCTGAAGGAGGTCTTTATCTCCGGTGTAGACTTTCACTTCCCAGTTTTCCTTTGAGGCCTGTTTGCTTAAAGTACCGATGATGTCATCAGCCTCATAATTTTCCACTTCGTAATGCTTGATACGGAATGCATCCAGAAGCTCTCTCATATATGGAAGCTGCTCTGAGAGTTCCGGAGGTGTTTTTTCTCGTTTGCCTTTGTATTCCTGATACGTCTCATGGCGGAATGTTGTTTTGCCCGCATCAAACGCTACAAGCATGTGAGTCGGCTTTTCTTCTTCAAGTACTTTCAGGATCATTGTTGTAAATCCATATATCGCGTTTGTGTAAATCCCTTTTTCAGTGTTCAAGAGTGGCAGGGCAAAAAACGCACGGTAAGCCACACTGTTTCCGTCTACAAGAACGAGTTTGTTCACGTTCAACACCTCAGCTTTTATTATTAGCGGCCTGTCCGCCGCTTTAATTCATGATGTATTCCTGTTTATTTTATCAAACTTAACAGAGAGAAGGAAATTCAAGCTAGGAAGTATGGATGTTGATGCTGCCTCCATGCCTTTCGCTTTCGCGGGGGGCGCCGGTGAGCCCCATCATGCTCCGCGCATGGACGCAAATTAACACCAGAGTTTAACAGAGCAAACAAAAAAAGACCGGAAGCTCAGGGGTGGGCTTCCGGCTAAACAAGGGGATGTAACATAAATGCAATCCGAGAGATTACATTCATATGAAACAGTACATATATAATGTACCGCACCATTTTTAAGGTGAAGTATCGAAATTGTAAAGTTACTGTAAAGATTTACATGTCTTTTTTCTCTTCCACCCTTTTTTATAAAAAGTAACTTTAAAAGTTGTTCCCTTGTTCACTTCACTTGTGACATCAAGCCTGGCTTTATGAGCTTCCGATAAGTGTTTGACAATGGCAAGACCCAGGCCTGTTCCCCCTGAGTTTCTGGAACGTGCACGGTCTACTCTGTAAAAACGTTCAAAAACCCTTGGAAGCTCTTTTTTAGTTATACCAATTCCCGTATCTTCCACTTCAAGAAGGACCGTTTCTGCCTGCTCCCGCACCCTCATGGTTACATTTCCTTCTTCCGGCGTATACGAAATCGCATTGTTCACAAGGTTTAAAATCACCTGCTTCAGACGGTGAGGGTCCCCTTCAATCTTTGGATTTCCCATAACTTTCGTTTTCAGGTCGATTTTCTTTTTATCTGCCTGTTCCTGAAGCATCATTTTCACATCTTCAATCATTTCATGGAGGTCAACTTCCTGCCAGTTTAGGAGAAAATGGCTTCCTTCAATTTTTGAGAGCTCAAGCAGATCATGTATCAGACTTTCGAGGCGGTCCGATTCTTTCGATATAATCGTCAGAAACTTTTCTCTGAGTGCAGGATCTTCCATCGCCCCGGCCAGAAGGGTCTCTGTGAACCCCTTCAGGGACGTAACCGGCGTTTTCAACTCATGGGAGACGTTTGCCACAAAGTCTTTACGTGCTTGTTCAAGCTTTTTAAGTTCTGTAATGTCATGAAACACGAGAACAATCCCCCGCAGCTTTTCATTCGACCCGATAATCGGCGCTCCATACACATCAAAATGACGCATCTCAATCCCGATCGGAAGCTCAAGGTGCCTGCGCTTTCCTTTTTCAGTAAGAAAGATCTCCTGAACGAGCCTGATGACCGTTTTATGACCGATGGCTTTGTAATAAAGCTTATGGAGCCACAAATCAGTATCTTCCTGGAACAGGTCCTTACACGAGCGATTCACAAGGGTAATGTCACCTTTTGCGTTAATAAGAAGCAGTCCGCTCCCCATATTTTCTATAAGGGTTTCAAGGTGTTCCTGCTGCATCTGATAGGTTTTTGTAATCTGTCCGAGATTTTCAGCAAGAACGTTCAGCGACCTGTTAAGGTGACCTGTTTCATTTGCCTCTCCTTCAAATGTACGGGCTTTGAAGTTTCCCTGCGCCAGCTGCTTAGCCACACGGGTTGCTTCTTCAATCGGTGCAATCATCTGATTGGTCAGCTTGGATGTGAGGGCAAAAATAATTAAAAAGGCAATGGAAAAACTGACGAGCAGGAAGATCCAAATGCTCCGGTATACGCGGTTCATTTCTCCCA
This DNA window, taken from Alteribacter keqinensis, encodes the following:
- the pnpS gene encoding two-component system histidine kinase PnpS, producing the protein MNSYRARFILPLTLIVFIVLACLGALLGPLFKEFYFERMGDRIEKETGVIAYNVEQTGMENTAELEELVRTLAAELDVRITLLDSEKRVVAESAESPSQDQDYSGRPEIEEAVNEGAGSEIRMSNTLGEELLYYATELQNNGETIGYLRLGLTLGEMNRVYRSIWIFLLVSFSIAFLIIFALTSKLTNQMIAPIEEATRVAKQLAQGNFKARTFEGEANETGHLNRSLNVLAENLGQITKTYQMQQEHLETLIENMGSGLLLINAKGDITLVNRSCKDLFQEDTDLWLHKLYYKAIGHKTVIRLVQEIFLTEKGKRRHLELPIGIEMRHFDVYGAPIIGSNEKLRGIVLVFHDITELKKLEQARKDFVANVSHELKTPVTSLKGFTETLLAGAMEDPALREKFLTIISKESDRLESLIHDLLELSKIEGSHFLLNWQEVDLHEMIEDVKMMLQEQADKKKIDLKTKVMGNPKIEGDPHRLKQVILNLVNNAISYTPEEGNVTMRVREQAETVLLEVEDTGIGITKKELPRVFERFYRVDRARSRNSGGTGLGLAIVKHLSEAHKARLDVTSEVNKGTTFKVTFYKKGWKRKKTCKSLQ